From one Mytilus galloprovincialis chromosome 13, xbMytGall1.hap1.1, whole genome shotgun sequence genomic stretch:
- the LOC143056115 gene encoding uncharacterized protein LOC143056115: MKGEYISTTFLVELMIRILYNSSKNNWLTEISKDSFTTHERGKLRKHLSSTHFPVTPDSLIEHQMAHCLTKSLQQYLSKLPKQDTRVESSENTIQSFCPVFSPVTHRSGILYMLRSFSDPNRLPPLLKEAIQLLDSLDLNIDGTGFTEFGVVKRIGDSSLFHSVMIERIKMECYEKMFKLECPDTSMKDDTSNKESLEDSVILEGGGNGENENLQRMDIQNIDDGTGDDDFTTTDTAGSISDVQEDVAFDGTYTTDQKLHKDDENMDRPGTSGVITAFTGEDFEATCMTVDRLPLENEHLLKALAIAKHLEEKIDDLTAWKALSGIHLKIAKVFKHTNTEENIIKAKHHYKKAYDREYESNNTRLTRFHLKAIVHYSECCLQFPIQKDLKKAKVLALAMKYRFRLVETGTLFDEVIEDIDNCLNKLSQKQYTDRALNTKEKPKVDTKSTQTDTLTNEKNWLLKELKRKRDRLIQNQSTLLEHYNNLKYDMETVNRTIILVEEEISNIEERPDIEPYSS, encoded by the exons AGCTTTACTACACATGAAAGAGGAAAACTTCGCAAACATCTTTCCAGCACTCATTTTCCTGTAACGCCAGATAGTCTGATAGAACATCAAATGGCTCATTGTCTTACGAAGTCATTACAGCAGTATTTGAGTAAACTACCAAAACAAGACACAAGAGTGGAATCATCTGAAAATACCATTCAATCATTTTGTCCGGTCTTCAGTCCAGTTACACATCGGAGTGGTATATTGTATATGCTGCGATCTTTTTCAGACCCTAATCGATTACCGCCTTTGCTCAAAGAAGCCATACAACTTTTAGACAGTCTTGATTTAAATATAGATGGCACAGGTTTTACTGAGTTTGGGGTGGTGAAACGAATTGGAGATTCAAGTCTCTTCCATTCCGTAATGATTGAGAGGATCAAAATGGAATGTTACGAAAAAATGTTCAAGCTAGAATGTCCAGACACATCTATGAAAGATGATACTTCGAACAAGGAGAGCCTAGAGGATTCGGTCATTTTAGAAGGTGGTGGTAATGGGGAAAATGAAAACTTGCAAAGGATGGATATACAAAACATAGATGATGGCACAGGAGATGACGACTTTACGACGACAGACACAGCAGGCAGTATATCAGATGTTCAAGAGGACGTAGCCTTTGATGGAACATACACAACAGACCAAAAATTACATAAAGACGATGAAAATATGGATAGACCAGGCACTTCAGGAGTTATAACAGCTTTTACTGGTGAAGATTTTGAAGCGACATGCATGACAGTCGATCGATTACCTTTGGAAAATGAACATTTGTTGAAAGCTTTGGCAATTGCAAAGCATTTAGAGGAGAAAATTGACGACTTGACAGCATGGAAAGCTCTGTCTGGAATCCATTTAAAAATAGCTAAGGTGTTCAAGCACACAAATACAGAAGAAAACATAATCAAAGCAAAACATCATTATAAAAAGGCATATGATCGGGAGTATGAGAGTAACAATACAAGACTAACTCGTTTTCATTTGAAAGCCATTGTTCATTATTCTGAGTGCTGTTTACAGTTTCCTATTCAAAAGGATTTGAAAAAAGCAAAGGTATTGGCGTTAGCAATGAAATATCGATTCAGATTGGTTGAAACTGGTACTCTTTTTGACGAAGTCATCGAAGATATTGATAATTGTTTA AATAAACTCTCACAGAAGCAGTATACAGATCGTGCATTGAACACAAAAGAAAAACCAAAAGTTGATACCAAATCAACTCAGACTGACACTTTAAC TAATGAGAAAAACTGGCTGTTGAaggaattaaaaagaaaaagagatCGACTCATACAGAATCAGAGTACACTTCTTGAACATTACAATAACCTTAAATACGACATGGAGACAGTTAATAGGACAATCATCTTAGTTGAAGAGGAAATTTCCAATATTGAAGAAAGACCAGATATTGAGCCCTACTCATCTTGA